In Mongoliitalea daihaiensis, one DNA window encodes the following:
- a CDS encoding WD40/YVTN/BNR-like repeat-containing protein, translating into MNRILQIFCAAFLLLGLGAFAEVQAQTYDETLYDAVQWRLVGPHRGGRSAAVSGVIGDRNTFYFGATGGGVWKTTDGGSSWSNVSDGYFGGSIGAVTVAPSDPNIIYVGGGEKTVRGNVSYGYGFWKSTDAGKSWESLGMEETRFISRIRVHPTNPDVVYAAVLGDIFKPTQMRGVYKSTDGGRSWERKLFVDPQSGAVDLILDPNNPEVMYASTWELKRTPYSLESGGPGSKMFKSTDGGENWTEISRNKGLPEGTLGIMGITVSPVNSNRLWAIVENLDGGVYRSDDGGDTWEKTNEDRNLRQRAWYYTRLYADTQDENTVYVLNVSYHKSTDGGKTFKSSNAPHGDHHDLWIDPSDNQRMIIADDGGAQVSFDGGKQWSTYMNQPTAQFYRVTTDNHFPYRIYGAQQDNSTMRIAHRNEGAGITENDWEVSAGSESGWLAVDPLDNDVVYGGNYGGLLQMLNHRTGAKRNVNVYPDNPMGHGAEGMKYRFQWNFPIFYSPHDPKVLYTTSNQFHRSTNGGQSWETFSPDLTRNAKEKLGPSGGPITKDNTSVEYYSTIFAATESPLKKGVLWAGSDDGLVHVSKDNGKTWENVTPKDLPEWTQINSMEGHPFEEGGLYFAATAYKNGDYAPYLFKTVDFGKTWIKIVDGIDEQHFTRVVRADPVKKGMLYAGTETGMYVSFNDGESWQSFQLNLPIVPITDLTIKENNLIAATQGRSFWIIDDLTVLHQLSNEVASKPFHLFRPQDSYRLDGVRRASKTAGTNRPGGVLVYYQLNQEPTEEVRIEFLDKQKQVLKAYSSKGIEKDTLKYKVGSNEFNWNLRLPDAKGFDGMIMWSGPLRGPKVVPGDYTVRMIVDGVTQEQGFKVLPDLRYESTQEDLQAQFDFLLQVRDKLTETHETIILIRKYREVMEEMMAKDARQKRRLEPLVKSISDIEKELYQTQNRSGQDPLNYPIRLNNKLAHLNVIVGTGEYRPTDGAEEVREEITRQIDTQLAKFRAIEKNQIANLMSIDTIKEELKIDRSR; encoded by the coding sequence ATGAACAGAATTTTACAGATCTTTTGTGCTGCATTCCTGTTGCTAGGACTCGGTGCATTTGCAGAGGTGCAAGCGCAAACGTACGATGAAACACTATACGATGCAGTCCAATGGAGGCTGGTGGGGCCTCACCGTGGAGGTCGCTCGGCGGCTGTGTCTGGAGTTATTGGCGACCGTAATACCTTTTACTTTGGCGCTACCGGTGGAGGTGTTTGGAAGACTACAGATGGAGGGAGTTCTTGGTCCAATGTGTCTGATGGCTACTTTGGTGGCTCCATCGGGGCAGTTACCGTAGCTCCTTCAGATCCGAATATCATTTATGTAGGAGGTGGCGAAAAGACAGTTCGGGGAAATGTATCCTATGGCTACGGTTTTTGGAAAAGTACCGACGCAGGGAAATCTTGGGAGTCTTTAGGGATGGAAGAAACAAGATTTATTTCTCGAATTCGTGTACATCCTACCAATCCAGATGTGGTATATGCTGCGGTTTTGGGAGATATTTTTAAGCCCACTCAAATGCGGGGCGTATATAAATCGACGGATGGTGGTAGATCTTGGGAAAGAAAATTATTTGTAGACCCGCAGTCAGGAGCGGTGGATTTGATTTTAGATCCTAATAACCCGGAAGTAATGTATGCATCGACCTGGGAATTGAAGCGGACACCTTACAGTTTGGAAAGTGGTGGTCCCGGCTCCAAGATGTTTAAAAGTACCGATGGAGGAGAAAACTGGACAGAGATTTCTCGGAACAAAGGTCTACCTGAGGGGACTTTAGGGATTATGGGGATTACAGTTTCCCCGGTAAATTCTAATCGCTTGTGGGCAATTGTCGAGAATTTAGATGGAGGGGTATATCGCTCTGACGATGGAGGAGATACCTGGGAAAAAACCAATGAAGATCGTAATCTCAGACAGCGCGCTTGGTACTATACACGTCTTTATGCGGATACTCAGGATGAGAATACCGTATATGTACTCAATGTGAGCTATCACAAATCTACTGATGGAGGCAAAACCTTTAAGAGTTCCAATGCACCGCACGGAGATCACCATGATTTGTGGATAGATCCTTCGGATAATCAGCGCATGATCATCGCCGATGATGGCGGTGCACAAGTGTCATTTGATGGGGGCAAGCAGTGGTCTACCTATATGAATCAGCCTACTGCACAGTTTTATAGAGTGACGACAGATAATCACTTCCCCTATAGAATCTACGGTGCACAGCAAGATAATTCTACCATGCGTATTGCACATAGAAACGAAGGTGCAGGAATTACAGAGAATGATTGGGAAGTAAGTGCAGGTTCTGAATCGGGATGGTTGGCTGTAGATCCTTTGGACAATGACGTTGTTTACGGTGGTAATTATGGAGGTTTACTTCAAATGTTGAATCATCGTACTGGAGCAAAAAGAAATGTAAATGTGTATCCCGACAACCCTATGGGTCATGGAGCAGAAGGAATGAAGTATAGGTTCCAGTGGAACTTCCCTATTTTCTATTCTCCTCATGATCCCAAAGTACTATATACTACTTCCAATCAATTTCATCGATCTACCAATGGAGGGCAATCTTGGGAGACTTTTAGTCCGGATTTGACCAGAAATGCTAAAGAAAAGTTAGGTCCGTCGGGAGGACCGATTACCAAGGATAATACATCCGTGGAATATTATTCAACCATTTTTGCAGCTACCGAATCACCTTTGAAAAAAGGGGTTTTATGGGCAGGTTCCGATGATGGCTTGGTGCATGTGTCTAAAGACAATGGGAAAACTTGGGAAAATGTAACCCCAAAAGATTTACCAGAATGGACTCAAATCAATAGTATGGAAGGGCATCCTTTCGAAGAAGGAGGACTCTATTTTGCAGCCACCGCTTATAAAAATGGAGATTACGCACCATACTTATTTAAAACAGTAGATTTTGGTAAAACTTGGATCAAAATTGTAGACGGAATCGATGAACAACATTTCACAAGGGTGGTAAGAGCAGATCCTGTCAAAAAAGGGATGCTTTATGCAGGGACAGAGACAGGGATGTATGTTTCCTTCAACGATGGAGAATCGTGGCAATCATTTCAATTGAACTTACCTATTGTACCAATCACCGATTTGACAATCAAAGAAAACAACCTCATTGCAGCCACTCAGGGCAGAAGTTTTTGGATTATTGATGATTTGACAGTATTGCATCAGCTTTCCAATGAGGTAGCTAGCAAACCATTCCATTTGTTTCGTCCCCAGGACTCATACAGACTAGATGGGGTGAGACGGGCATCTAAAACGGCAGGCACCAATAGGCCTGGAGGAGTATTGGTGTATTATCAGTTGAATCAGGAACCAACAGAAGAGGTAAGGATAGAGTTTTTGGATAAACAAAAGCAGGTCTTGAAGGCCTATTCTTCCAAAGGAATTGAAAAAGATACCTTAAAATACAAAGTAGGCTCCAACGAGTTTAACTGGAATCTCCGATTACCGGATGCCAAAGGCTTTGATGGAATGATCATGTGGTCAGGTCCTTTGAGAGGGCCTAAGGTGGTACCTGGGGACTATACCGTTCGTATGATTGTAGATGGAGTGACTCAAGAGCAGGGCTTCAAAGTACTACCCGATCTGCGGTATGAATCCACCCAAGAGGATTTGCAGGCACAGTTTGATTTCTTGCTTCAAGTGAGGGATAAATTAACCGAAACACATGAAACCATTATCCTGATTCGTAAGTATCGGGAAGTAATGGAGGAAATGATGGCAAAAGATGCGAGACAAAAACGCAGATTAGAACCCCTTGTGAAATCCATTTCCGATATCGAAAAAGAGTTGTATCAAACACAAAATCGCAGTGGACAGGATCCTTTGAATTATCCAATCCGCCTCAATAACAAGTTGGCCCATCTGAATGTGATCGTGGGTACGGGTGAATACAGACCTACCGACGGTGCAGAGGAAGTAAGAGAAGAGATTACTCGTCAGATAGATACGCAATTGGCAAAGTTCAGAGCAATTGAAAAAAATCAAATTGCTAATTTGATGAGTATAGATACGATAAAAGAGGAATTGAAAATTGACCGTTCCCGATAG
- a CDS encoding S9 family peptidase — MKYFNSISILLLLLCVQVSYAQQKPLSLKDYSQWSRIVSPTPSPDGAWFAYALRPNGGDDTLHVKSVQTEGIRKVPYASNFSFSDGSAYFSYFLRPNKAEADKLRKARKPITQTAVLETVKGEELFRVENANAASFSSDERYWMVHRKKADDDKTSHKGADLVLFDIQKKSSFVIGSVSEFAVNKKGTHLAYLVDAQDQIGNGAFLFNLSTKSTQMLDGDAMTYQSLVWDDRLLMKSEAVARGNQLAFLKGSSVDSVEQGINHLLVFGNLASNPVKYELDPNHKGLTTGFVVSEKAPLSFMHDGKAVWFGIKEQAAAFKADKDTLPNVDVWHWKDDYLQSVQIVRANRNRNETMPAVFHFAQDKFVQLADEDMKTVLPSKHARFKIGRDEKPYISDINWGVSPADLYRVDVTTGERVLVEKLINRALQYSPDGKFYLYQKDTVLIAYNLETNAKINVSSKAPMVFMDLEHPYPHEKPPYGVAGWTKDGKHVIVNHKYDLWMLALDGSKATNITTIGDAQEIRFRYINPDRTQEWIDTSKPLWLEAYGEWTKQNGFYELKLGSSPAPVMFVDAMIGNPLKAENADRYFFTRQTFEEFPDYHVSDGKFKNIQKLTDANPQQTEFAWGKRKLVEFTNSKGQRLQGTLTLPANYEEGKAYPTIMYFYEKMSDRHHQYSMPVYDDRPHFSTYASNGYMIFMPDIIFEEGRPGTSSLDAITSAANKLIELGYADKDNIGLQGHSWGGYQTSFILTQTDMFKCIVTGAPPTNLESFYNNLYASTGTVHHGIMEIGQVRMGRGVTPWTHREDYNRENPMYHVPNIKTPFMILHGTKDGAVDWAQGLELYNAARRMDKEVIFLSYPNEGHHLGIEANQKDFQIRMKQYFDYHLMGKDAPEWMERGIPHLEKLYDKVR; from the coding sequence ATGAAGTATTTCAATAGCATCTCTATCCTGCTCCTTTTGCTATGTGTACAGGTTTCCTATGCACAGCAAAAGCCATTAAGCCTCAAGGATTACTCCCAATGGTCACGAATAGTATCCCCAACCCCATCTCCTGATGGAGCTTGGTTTGCTTATGCACTTCGCCCCAATGGAGGTGACGATACCCTTCATGTAAAATCTGTACAAACTGAGGGTATTCGTAAGGTTCCTTATGCTTCTAACTTTTCTTTCTCCGATGGAAGTGCCTATTTCAGTTATTTTTTGAGACCTAATAAAGCGGAGGCTGATAAATTGAGAAAGGCCCGAAAGCCTATCACACAAACCGCTGTATTGGAGACGGTCAAAGGGGAGGAACTTTTCCGAGTGGAAAATGCAAATGCAGCTTCCTTTTCCAGCGATGAACGCTATTGGATGGTTCACAGAAAAAAAGCTGATGACGACAAAACCTCTCATAAAGGAGCAGATTTAGTGCTTTTTGATATTCAGAAGAAAAGCTCATTTGTGATAGGGAGTGTATCCGAGTTTGCTGTCAATAAAAAAGGTACCCATCTCGCATACTTAGTAGATGCTCAGGACCAAATCGGAAATGGTGCATTTTTATTTAATTTGAGTACTAAAAGTACTCAAATGCTTGATGGAGATGCAATGACCTATCAGTCATTGGTGTGGGATGATCGTCTATTGATGAAATCCGAGGCAGTTGCTAGAGGCAATCAATTAGCCTTTTTGAAGGGATCTTCAGTAGATTCTGTAGAGCAAGGGATTAATCATTTATTGGTATTTGGGAATTTGGCAAGTAATCCAGTCAAATATGAGCTTGATCCAAATCACAAAGGTTTGACTACAGGTTTTGTTGTGAGTGAGAAAGCTCCTTTGTCTTTCATGCACGATGGAAAAGCCGTTTGGTTTGGCATCAAAGAGCAGGCTGCTGCCTTCAAAGCTGACAAGGATACCCTACCCAATGTAGATGTATGGCATTGGAAAGATGATTATTTGCAGTCAGTGCAGATTGTTCGTGCCAACAGAAATCGTAATGAAACCATGCCTGCTGTATTTCACTTTGCACAAGATAAGTTTGTACAGTTGGCGGATGAGGATATGAAAACTGTATTACCGTCGAAACATGCACGATTTAAGATTGGAAGGGATGAAAAACCTTACATCAGTGATATCAATTGGGGAGTTTCACCAGCGGATTTGTATCGAGTGGATGTGACTACCGGTGAACGTGTTTTGGTAGAAAAATTAATCAATCGAGCTTTGCAATATTCTCCTGATGGTAAGTTTTATTTATACCAAAAAGACACGGTATTGATAGCTTATAATTTGGAGACCAACGCAAAAATCAATGTTTCTTCCAAGGCTCCGATGGTTTTCATGGATTTAGAACACCCGTATCCGCACGAAAAGCCACCCTATGGCGTAGCAGGTTGGACTAAAGATGGAAAGCATGTAATTGTTAATCACAAGTACGACCTATGGATGTTGGCATTGGATGGAAGCAAAGCAACAAATATTACAACTATCGGAGATGCTCAGGAAATACGTTTTCGCTATATCAATCCTGATAGAACACAAGAATGGATTGATACTTCCAAACCGCTATGGCTGGAGGCTTATGGAGAGTGGACAAAGCAAAACGGATTCTATGAATTAAAGCTGGGGAGTAGTCCAGCACCTGTGATGTTTGTAGATGCGATGATTGGGAATCCGCTTAAAGCAGAAAATGCCGACCGCTATTTCTTTACCAGACAGACTTTTGAGGAATTTCCGGATTATCATGTGAGTGATGGAAAGTTTAAAAATATCCAAAAACTAACAGATGCCAATCCCCAACAAACTGAATTTGCTTGGGGCAAAAGAAAATTGGTAGAATTCACCAACAGCAAAGGGCAGCGTCTCCAAGGGACACTAACCCTACCGGCGAATTATGAAGAAGGTAAGGCGTATCCTACCATCATGTATTTCTATGAAAAAATGTCTGATCGTCATCATCAATATTCCATGCCAGTGTATGATGACCGCCCACATTTCTCTACTTATGCGAGCAATGGGTACATGATTTTCATGCCAGATATAATCTTCGAAGAGGGCAGACCAGGTACAAGTTCGTTGGACGCCATCACTTCTGCAGCCAATAAGCTGATTGAGTTGGGCTACGCTGATAAAGATAATATCGGCTTGCAGGGTCATTCTTGGGGAGGTTATCAAACATCTTTTATCCTGACGCAGACAGATATGTTTAAATGTATTGTGACAGGTGCCCCTCCGACCAACTTGGAAAGTTTCTATAATAATCTGTATGCAAGTACGGGTACGGTACATCATGGAATCATGGAAATCGGTCAGGTGCGCATGGGTAGAGGAGTGACTCCTTGGACACATCGGGAAGATTATAACCGAGAAAACCCTATGTACCATGTGCCCAATATTAAAACCCCATTCATGATTTTGCATGGCACCAAGGATGGAGCTGTGGATTGGGCTCAAGGCTTAGAGCTTTACAATGCAGCTAGAAGGATGGATAAAGAGGTAATTTTCTTGTCTTATCCTAATGAAGGCCATCACCTAGGGATTGAAGCCAATCAAAAGGATTTTCAAATCCGTATGAAGCAATATTTTGACTATCATTTGATGGGTAAAGATGCGCCCGAATGGATGGAAAGAGGGATTCCTCATTTGGAAAAACTCTACGATAAAGTCCGCTAG
- the rpmA gene encoding 50S ribosomal protein L27 yields the protein MAHKKGVGSSKNGRESHSKRLGVKKFGGEAVIAGNIIIRQRGTKHHPGDNVGLGKDHTLFALTDGKVQFKKKFDGKSYVSVVPAEA from the coding sequence ATGGCTCACAAAAAAGGTGTCGGTAGTTCCAAGAACGGTAGAGAATCACATTCCAAGAGACTTGGTGTGAAGAAATTCGGTGGTGAGGCAGTAATTGCCGGTAACATCATCATCAGACAAAGAGGTACGAAGCATCACCCAGGTGACAACGTAGGTCTAGGTAAAGATCATACATTGTTTGCTTTGACCGATGGCAAAGTTCAATTCAAGAAAAAATTCGATGGTAAGTCTTACGTTAGCGTAGTACCTGCTGAAGCTTAA
- the rplU gene encoding 50S ribosomal protein L21 produces MYAIVNIAGKQFKVTKDQYVYAPKMQGDAGASVEFDQVLLAEDNGTVSIGAPIISGAMVSAKIVDHVKGDKVIVFKKKRRKGYKKKNGHRQQFTKILIENITL; encoded by the coding sequence ATGTACGCAATTGTTAACATCGCAGGAAAGCAGTTCAAAGTAACAAAAGATCAGTATGTCTATGCACCAAAAATGCAAGGCGATGCTGGCGCTTCCGTGGAATTTGATCAAGTATTGTTGGCAGAAGACAACGGTACGGTATCAATAGGCGCTCCAATTATCTCTGGCGCAATGGTATCTGCAAAAATTGTAGATCACGTTAAAGGTGACAAAGTAATCGTTTTCAAGAAGAAAAGAAGAAAAGGTTACAAAAAGAAAAATGGTCACAGACAACAGTTTACTAAAATTTTGATTGAAAATATCACATTGTAA
- the yaaA gene encoding peroxide stress protein YaaA, translating into MITLISPAKTLDLSSSQLEMTTQPDFKKETFELVGIMKKQKTEDLIKLMGISEKLAELNATRYKNFQKTFDIDNSKQALLAFKGDVYTKMDVENYSQEDFDFAQENLRILSGLYGLLKPLDLIQPYRLEMGTKLQNKNGKNLYEFWGKRIAKAINESAKGTPLVNLASQEYFKAVDTSIIKSEIISPVFQEYRNGEYRIIGLFAKQARGLMTDYIIKNRIQDPEQLKLFNIEGYEWAGDEKEWRFVR; encoded by the coding sequence ATGATTACACTTATTTCACCTGCCAAAACATTGGATTTAAGTTCCAGTCAATTAGAGATGACTACTCAGCCTGATTTCAAAAAAGAGACTTTTGAATTGGTTGGTATCATGAAAAAGCAGAAAACAGAAGATTTAATCAAGTTGATGGGAATTAGTGAAAAATTAGCTGAGTTGAATGCAACCCGTTATAAAAATTTCCAGAAGACTTTTGATATAGATAATTCCAAACAAGCATTGCTTGCTTTCAAAGGAGATGTCTACACCAAAATGGATGTAGAAAATTACTCTCAAGAAGATTTTGATTTTGCGCAAGAAAATCTCCGTATCCTCTCCGGATTGTATGGCTTGCTAAAGCCGTTGGATTTAATACAGCCTTATCGACTGGAAATGGGAACCAAGCTACAAAACAAGAATGGGAAAAACTTGTATGAGTTTTGGGGCAAACGAATTGCAAAAGCTATCAATGAATCAGCCAAAGGCACTCCATTAGTGAATCTCGCCTCACAAGAGTATTTTAAAGCTGTGGATACATCGATTATCAAATCCGAAATTATCTCTCCTGTTTTCCAAGAATATAGAAATGGGGAATATAGGATTATTGGGCTTTTTGCTAAACAAGCAAGAGGTCTTATGACAGATTACATCATCAAAAACCGCATTCAAGACCCTGAGCAATTAAAACTTTTTAATATTGAGGGTTACGAATGGGCTGGGGATGAGAAGGAGTGGAGATTTGTGAGATAG